The following proteins come from a genomic window of Flavobacteriaceae bacterium MAR_2010_188:
- a CDS encoding Small-conductance mechanosensitive channel — protein sequence MIEFFNQHKTAIIYAAIVVVLVLLLIFLSNLVCRFWIKKIKQKYPNEEATTVILVRRILRVMWIVLGIIAVSFIFIDKDSYKVATDNFYLIFYLGIVAIITVVLASSANVYFERSIKKKRTAESDFTSDKFLRNLVVVAIYFIGVLLGLMAFPSMRSVATTALGGAGVIAVIAGVASQEALANLVGGVFIIIFKPFKIGDIIKLDETMVGNVTDITLRHTIIRNYENKMIVIPNAVINKEKVINYDLGERLCCQWIEIGISYDSDIDLAKHIMQEECEDHPNLIDNRSELDKYNNVKKVVIRVIGLDASAVTLRAWAWAGNFTDAFVMKCDLYESIKKRFDKEGISIPFPHRTMVFKESQLKFLKNENHNETINPFSEKENQHP from the coding sequence ATGATTGAATTTTTTAACCAACATAAAACAGCCATTATTTACGCAGCAATTGTGGTCGTATTGGTTCTGCTGCTCATCTTTTTGTCCAATTTGGTATGTCGATTTTGGATAAAAAAAATAAAACAAAAATATCCAAACGAAGAGGCGACCACCGTCATTCTTGTCAGGAGAATTTTAAGGGTGATGTGGATTGTTTTGGGAATCATTGCCGTCAGTTTCATATTCATTGATAAAGATTCTTATAAAGTCGCCACAGATAATTTCTATCTCATTTTTTATTTAGGGATTGTCGCGATTATTACAGTGGTATTGGCGTCTTCTGCCAATGTCTATTTTGAACGTTCCATAAAAAAAAAGAGAACGGCTGAAAGTGATTTTACAAGTGATAAATTCTTGAGGAATTTAGTTGTTGTTGCTATCTATTTCATTGGTGTATTGTTGGGATTGATGGCATTTCCTTCCATGCGAAGCGTTGCGACGACGGCTCTAGGCGGTGCAGGTGTCATTGCGGTGATTGCAGGCGTTGCATCTCAAGAAGCCTTGGCAAATCTTGTTGGTGGCGTGTTCATCATCATCTTCAAACCTTTTAAAATTGGCGACATCATCAAGTTGGATGAAACCATGGTAGGAAATGTGACGGACATTACCTTAAGACATACGATAATCCGGAATTACGAGAACAAAATGATTGTAATTCCGAACGCCGTAATCAATAAGGAAAAGGTCATTAATTACGATTTGGGCGAGCGACTGTGCTGTCAGTGGATTGAAATTGGTATTTCTTACGATAGTGATATCGATTTGGCGAAACACATCATGCAAGAAGAGTGTGAGGACCATCCAAACCTAATCGATAACCGAAGTGAACTAGACAAATACAATAATGTCAAAAAAGTAGTTATTCGGGTCATTGGTCTCGATGCTTCTGCGGTCACATTAAGAGCTTGGGCTTGGGCCGGCAATTTTACAGATGCATTTGTGATGAAATGTGATTTGTATGAAAGCATAAAAAAGCGGTTTGACAAAGAAGGAATTTCCATTCCATTTCCGCATCGTACCATGGTTTTTAAAGAGAGCCAATTAAAGTTTCTTAAGAATGAAAATCACAATGAAACGATAAATCCATTTTCTGAAAAAGAAAACCAACATCCTTAA